A portion of the Betta splendens chromosome 2, fBetSpl5.4, whole genome shotgun sequence genome contains these proteins:
- the LOC114848083 gene encoding uncharacterized protein LOC114848083, translating to MSLMKYCSDEATIKEKMKVTFERRRNMVLDKEKSSFVLDEFPRFKDVEGLIAQDFHLQFGHDVAARLLKRWPTTFKQKVIQQSKTLPSSADLEVLIQCAEATSEEVDMDDILVSGWDSDLSSIILLLHLIPPSAQGRKRPGRVSASQAEKHLVVFKKSGTSIEEHVDSINTSKQLYLLALGTKRSTIHKFVIILDKQVIPCKSTTSLGAFDELFKAHFVFATTYNQMLHNMYTFIQTTIFQIDIGKVCESPRVAEIRARLLH from the exons ATGTCTTTAATGAAATACTGTTCTGATGAAGCCACTATCAAGGAGAAGATGAAAGTTACATTTGAGCGTCGCCGCAACATGGTTTTGGACAAGGAAAAATCTTCATTCGTCTTGGATGAATTTCCACGCTTTAAAGATGTTGAAGGCTTG ATTGCGCAAGATTTCCACCTTCAGTTTGGACACGATGTAGCTGCCAGGCTTTTGAAAAG GTGGCCTACAACATTCAAGCAAAAGGTTATTCAGCAGAGCAAGACTCTGCCCTCCTCAGCCGACCTTGAAGTGCTGATCCAATGTGCAGAAGCCACCTCAGAGGAAGTGGACATGGATGACATTCTTGTCTCTG GATGGGACAGTGATCTCTCCTCAAttatcctcctccttcacctgatTCCTCCTTCCGCCCAAGGCCGTAAAAGACCAGGCAGAGTGTCGGCATCCCAAGCGGAGAAGCATCTTGTTGTGTTCAAGAAG AGTGGAACAAGTATCGAAGAACACGTGGATTCTATCAACACTAGTAAGCAGCTCTATCTACTTGCTCTCGGCACGAAGAGGAGCACCATCCACAAGTTCGTCATCATTCTGGACAAGCAGGTTATACCGTGCAAATCAACAACCTCTCTTGGGGCGTTTGATGAGTTGTTCAAAGCACACTTTGTGTTTGCCACTACGTATAATCAGATGCTGCACAACATGTACACCTTCATACAGACGACCATCTTCCAAATAGATATTGGCAAAGTTTGTGAGAGCCCACGTGTGGCAGAGATTAGGGCAAGGCTGTTACACTAG